CTATCCAGCAAGGCTTGGACAGACatgaagaaatcacctagtgctTTTAcctccgctgggatttgaacctgagacctcatggttctcaaccCACCTTATTGACCACAAACAGTTTAACTCTGAAGGAACAGGTAGACTGTAAATATATTCAACCCTTTACGCAATAAGTTGCAAAATATACCAAAGCGAAGAGGATATCGCTGCAGAATTCTTGAGCCAGTATGACTAGCAGTTTGACTTTCCACAATATAAAGTCAAAGGATAGATAACTTTTTGAGTTATGGGAAGAGGAACAAAGAGAGAAGAAGTGTACATAGAGGGCTGTTAGTTTGTAACAATAGCATCTGTTAATATCAATATAACATACTGTAATTTGTAACAAGACACGTCTCCTACTTTGTGAGGAAAAAAGTTTGGAACAATGAGAAAGAGTTTCTATTTTACAAAGTGAGTATTCTTTCCTGCAAAGAAAAGTTGAACAGTCAAGAGGCTTCACTCTGGACAGCAGAGGTAGTACATGATTTTGTTGAGGAAGGTAATAGTTTGTCATGATTAGGATGAAGCCTAATGGGTTAAGCTTCTCATCTAAGTGCTTCTCTGTAAAGATGTTATAGGAGATCGACCTTTGAAAATAAGAGAGCTAGCATGCTTCATTTATATTAATAGAAATACATACATTTATAGCTTCACTTCAAAAGGTCAATATTCATTTCTGGACTCATCGAATAAGAAAAAATTGGATACTCCTTGAGCATTTGTGACAAAAGGGAAAAAGGACAAGTAAATTATTGTTAATGCAACATTATCAATCTTCATTACTGTACTGAAATATAACTCTTAATTTTCTGAAGTACCTAAAACAGAACATGATAAATATAAGTTTGTAAAGGACTTTTAGGATATCTAAGTGCATGTTACATTCTTGTCTCTTTTGCTTCGGTTTATCTAGTATCGTGTTGTTGGTACTGCTTGTTGCTATTGCTTATTTCTCATCTttagggtctatcgaaaacagtctctctaccctcacaaaggtagggataaggtctgcgtacactctaccctcctcagaccccacttgtgggattttcactgggtttattgttgttgtttgttgttgaaGTGCATGTTACAACAGACACCAACTGCATTTACCAGAAAACCTATCTTTTCTCCCACCTACACCTCCTTTCAGGGATCACATGGTCTTTTCCTGACATGGAGAAACTAAATGGAACTGATGGGGAAATATCAAAATTGAGAAAAAAGATATGGTCATTCCTCTAACAAAGCTAGAAAGCTTGGCTTCCACTTACTAAATGAATTCGCAATTAGGCTTCATATATAATTATGCTTCACATCATCCTACATTTTAGTTGTTAATATGAAATAAGTTAAGAACTTAAATTAGCAATGAAATATTAATCTCACCGTTTGCTTCTGGTACATTTCTCAATGCTGTTGCAACCACTTTGATGACAATGTCATTCACCGAGACTTTAACATCATACTTTTCTACACAAGTTAAAGATGCGCCAAACAAATTATGAAGGAATATCAGCAAAAGCAACAAGGCAAATTAAACACTTTAATTCTATACCTTTAAGCTCCTTTCTGAAGGAGAGAAGGGAGTCCAATATAACATCTGCTAGAAACGACAATTAATTTGATAAAAGTTCCACATGTTAGACATTAGTAGATTACTAAGAGTACTATTTTAAAGCACTACGAACTTGACAATTGACAGAACCTGTGGACAAATATAAATGAGGGGTAGATTGCTTAGATTCCAATAACCTTGCTGCTATCACCTGCAAAAGATAAGGATTGAGCGATGACAAATTAAGTACGAGATGTCATCAATGCAAGTCACCTTTATTCATGAAAAGAGATTGGGAACTCCACTTGAAGAATACATTGATGGAACCTCTGCTTAGTGAAAATAAGAACTATGTAGAAGCAAAAGCCCAAGTAGAAAGTGGAGCCCAAGAATAGAGCAAAACCACAATGAGTATACTACATAACTAGCAATTCAGCAGAAAAGAGGGAAAAAAGAAAAGCTAATACCCTATCTGGCGTCCTTGTTTAAGCAGCTAATTTATTagcatattttttattttaagttGTAATATGTtgaatcttctatttcttcataTTTCAACTTCTCCTTGGATGATTTGCAAACTGAACCTTCTAAGTTCAGATCTCACAGATCAATTTGTTATTCATTATTGAATACTCATTCAAGAAAGGACAACTCAGTAGGTCTAGAGATGCAGTGATATTTAAGAACACTGAAATTCGTTATTACTGCCATCTTAAATTTTTTAGGCCACtaaaagtttttttaaaaaaggttTATCACATTTATTTGGTTAACAGTACACAACTGCTTTCTCCAAATAAAACAAAACTTTTCCCAAAATTACTTCCATAATAACCTACAAACTTCCAAATGTTATCACTTCGACTTCCAATTTCTTGTACAAGTTTTTATCTTTTAATATCTCCCCTCCATATTTGTATGTTCAACATTTATTTTCGAAGTGTGAGATTTGTTAAGTGTCCCACATTGGTGGAGGAAAATGGGTTGTCGTCCTCTGATAATGTCTTGGATATCCTCACCTAttgagctagcttttggggttgagtttgGCAAAATATCCATTTCTTAGTATGGCATCAGAGCTAGACCCATTTCTATTCTTGCTTTAATGTTGGACCCCTGTATTATATTGTTTATGGGCCAGATGTCCAGCCCTAGCCATGAGCAGGGAGGAATTTGTTAAGTTGAAGAGGTGTTTTAGAATCATAAGTGTTAAAGCAACAAGTTAAGAGTTGGAATGTTGGAAGAGTTAAGTTTTTTAGTTAGATATTGTCTTTCCCTCCTTTTACATTGTCAGATTGCATCTCGCTTGTGGTGGGAAATACAGTGTTGGTTTGGCCTACAATGGGTGATACCAGACACGATTAAAGAGGTATCATTTAGCTGGACTTTCAGAAGATGGAGAAGAAGACGCAAGGCTTCGGATATCACTTCACTTGCACTTACACGGACcatttagagagagagaaaactAGGAGAGCTTTTGCTGGAGTAGAGAAGGACGTCGTACATCTGATGATTAGCCTCTTTTCTTGGTGCACCCGTGAGATTCCTTAAACAATAGAAGATCGGGTGCCATTCATAGAGAGCCATATTTTCTTGTGAGGCttctctactttttggtatatttcttgTATACGGGTATGTATGCCCttcattaataaaattttattactTTATTAAATTACAAAAAGATAGCCTTATGATGGGCAAATATAATGTGTATTGTGTTTAAACCTTTAAGTTGGTGTATCTTGTATTCATCAAATTATCAGTCATTAATTTATCCCTTTTCATCTCTTATTTTCTGACCCACATTTAAAATCGAAGAGGCTATTTTATAGATAGATGAAACTGAGTCTTGTCCACGAGTTAAGATCTTCCTTACATTTCTTTTCAATGTGTTAGCAAATATGATATAACATAACTCATGCAACACAATTCAAGCTCTATCATCTAATAAGTCCTATAAGATAAAAGGATTAGATAACTGCTAATCGTAGTTCGTAGTACCTTGCGAATTTGACTATTGGGTAAATCTTCATAAGCATCTTTTTGTTGTCCATCAGATTTCAACCCAAGTGACTCTGTTGGAGTAGCTTGTTGGTCGACCATAGGGGGAGATGGAGTTTCCTTCTTAATTGACGAAATTTTGGTTGATCCCTTTCCAGACTTCAATGCAGCGAGAACATCTCCCTTTAACAGGGTACCACGAGGACCAGATGCTGGAATTGATGATGCATCTAAACCATGTTCCATGATTAACATTTTTGCAGCTGGACTGATTCTGTTGAAACCTGTCGTCTGAGTTCTAAGTTCAGCTGTGGCATCCTGGCGGACCGTCTTTTCTTCCTTGACGACATTGTTGCCGCTGATTGATGTCCTCACtacttcaatatcattttcatcCTCAACCTTGCAAAACagaagaattaattccatatgatgCCAAGGATTATAATGCACAGAAAGTAAATTTACGCTGTCAAATTAACAAAGAGAACTAAGACAAGTCCCTATCCAAATCTCTACCGACTGATCTGCATCTTCTAATTGTTAAGACAACAAAAAGTCCTGTAACTTTTCTCAGTTGGTGAAAAGAGAGGAGCATTAGCAACTTACTGTGATTGCAATAGGCTGCCCAACAGCCACATCTTTTGAACCTTCAGGTGCCACTATTTTAGCTAAGAATCTGCAATTGtaacaaataaaaataattttttgagggCATCAAAATGAACATATGCAATTGCAAAACCAATATTAAATCCGAGGAAAAAAACTTCACAATCTGCAAGAGCAAACAGGATACAGATGGAATGTAATGTCCCCTACTTTGAAGATTCGGAAATACGAGAACCATAATGAACAACCTCACGTATTCCTCCCAAAAATTAATAGTATATAACTAGGATGGCCTTGTCTATTATGTAATGTTAATATGAACAGTGCATGAAGGACTCTTCCTTCACTATTTTAAGGCTGCTTTTTCGGATAACTAAAATTTCTTGGAAATAGTTATCTCAAAGAGTACAGTGAAAGATAACAGAAATCTTTAAAGGCATGTTATTCTCATGCAATTAAATGTCTTATCTAAAATGTGATAGGAATTCTACCCTTCTTCAAGACTTTCAAACTCGAGGGTTGCTTTGTCAGTTTCTATCTCACAGAGAACATCACCAACTGCTATCTGtatcaaaaaaaatatatatatattcgcatATGCAATTTAATCATCACTGCCCCATGTCTGGGTAATTGTATTTAAGTGATAAATTCATTAGCCTCATATCATGCAGCACCAACCTTGTCACCTTCCTTTTTCCTCCATTTAGCAATGTTACCTTGGCTCTATAAGTAAAAGTTCAAAGAAAGATTTTATCAGCACTGAAAGGAAAAACAAACAAGTATAGCGTGGGAATTCAAGAGTCCATTATGAATTGTCCATACCATGGTTGGGGACAAAGCTGGCATATCAAGGACCAAATGAGGAGGAAGTTCAGATGTGCTGATATTCATAGGACTGGCTTCTGGCCTGTCTCCCGTTGCTGCATCTGTCTGAGAAGATACCTGATTTTTAACCTCTGATGCACCACCAACAGTAGCAGGGACTTTTTGTATGTCATCTGCTTCTTCCACCTACTCAATTAGCAGAATATATTTACAATAACCAGATATAAATGGCAGTTCACACAAGTCGTTTAGAAGCATGTAGGAAATGAGACAACCAATCTAGTTAGGCAGAAGAACATTGCTAGAATAAAGCAATAAAGGCGACAGTCATCCTCAATTTTCACAGGGAATGGATTTTAGGTCACACTAAGGTAGAGACCGATTGTAATTCAACCGTCAGAATAACAAAATAAACTGCCAATTGAGGAACGTCAAAAAGACAAGAACTTGCTAATAGACTCCTAAAACATTTAATACGACATCTTCAtgtctaagagcccgtttggacataagaaaaatttcacttttttccgaaatcagcgtttggccataaatttttaaattttcacttgaagatgaattttggaatttttcgaaaatttaaaaaactccaaaaagctgtttttcaaaattttcactcagatcacttttacttgaaaattttcaaaaacaacccaaaatctaagttgctcggacacgtgTGTGGGTGTCCGACACGGGtacggatctagaggtcggatccttcgagatgtaaattctaagactcggggatacggatcctagtacggatacaGGTGCGGagatccggctaaaaataatacaaaaaaataaaaatatctctaaattacgagaaattttgtggaatacttacgtatagcttgtaaagtgtggatttcttttttattctcaagttgtagataagtaaatgaTTGATTTCTTAGATAAGGCATggtattttcttcaaatttaccctagttttggttctgatttcgggaatcaaattgtatctcgtctcgaatttttccGTCCGTCGCGGTCAAAGTACtcaaaattgtttgaccagatccggtacggatcccatacccacacccatactagtgtcgtgtcgacacgggtgcggcacctaaactgtcgtgtcggagcaacttagcccaaaattatattcatgtccaaacacaactctagttttcaaataccattttcacttgaaaaacaatttcacttttttccggaattttacaattcttatgtccaaacgcccactaagtagTTATAAGATGGTTATTGCTTTTATAGCTACACTTTCTGCAAAAGGAAATTAAAACATAAAAAGGGATGTGATTTGAATAGATAAAGGACTAGGCAGACAataaaaaatccttccaaatgCGGACTGCCTCTTTCTGTTAAAAGGTTGTATTGCTTCCACCTGAGTTTACCACCTAGAGTACTCAGTGAAGACTCTCCCCTATTGATCTT
This sequence is a window from Nicotiana tomentosiformis chromosome 5, ASM39032v3, whole genome shotgun sequence. Protein-coding genes within it:
- the LOC104097323 gene encoding dihydrolipoyllysine-residue acetyltransferase component 1 of pyruvate dehydrogenase complex, mitochondrial codes for the protein MALSRLRHPVILRAPSLLRARRLLAAGPSNSSTFRSLHHVSGELNQIPDVEATSLRPLHFRLLSGIHDIPSKLQSGVRYLSSAEAPLHTEVAMPALSPTMTQGNIAKWRKKEGDKIEVGDILCEIETDKATLEFESLEEGFLAKILVPEGTKDVPVGQAIAITVEEADDIQKVPATVGGASEVKNQVSSQTDAATGDRPEASPMNISTSELPPHLVLDMPALSPTMSQGNIAKWRKKEGDKIAVGDVLCEIETDKATLEFESLEEGFLAKIVAPEGSKDVAVGQPIAITVEDENDIEVVRTSISGNNVVKEEKTVRQDATAELRTQTTGFNRISPAAKMLIMEHGLDASSIPASGPRGTLLKGDVLAALKSGKGSTKISSIKKETPSPPMVDQQATPTESLGLKSDGQQKDAYEDLPNSQIRKVIAARLLESKQSTPHLYLSTDVILDSLLSFRKELKEKYDVKVSVNDIVIKVVATALRNVPEANAYWDVGKGEVVFCDSVDISVAVATEKGLMTPIVRNADQKSISSISAEIKELAEKARAGKLKPNEYQGGTFSISNLGMFPVDRFCAIINPPQAGILAVGRGNKVVEAVVGVDGIEKPAVVNKMSLTLSADHRVFDGKVGGAFISALSSNFSDIKRLLV